In Cheilinus undulatus linkage group 16, ASM1832078v1, whole genome shotgun sequence, one DNA window encodes the following:
- the LOC121523615 gene encoding gastrula zinc finger protein XlCGF57.1-like: MSKVQMLRSVVNQRLTAAAEEIFDLFERTIAEYEEQLHRSKENQHKLQDAVYNPEVRLHRSEVQQVSLAGREAPSLNLEDLPEPALIKEEQEELWTHKEGQQLQGSKGADIIKFTFTPDAVKSEEEDGEKSHSSQLYEHLSEEKRDMEHLKQNSNLDSVTHSDTLHSESETDDSSCDWEETSEPLLNKDGPVDDQECETGNTSVSSGCGTSINQKELLQNPTGLQTGSKPFSCSFCGKRYPQKISLAKHMKRHSEGTCFSCSVCKKSFPWRGELVRHMRIHTGEKPFSCSACGISFSQRTHLTSHLRVHTGEKPFTCTVCKMSFSIRKNLGIHMRTHTGQKPFSCSVCSQLFARREGLTRHSIVHTGEKAFNCSFCGKRFAHLVTLKRHLTVHTGEKAFQCNVCEKRFARLQYLKKHKCIVGSMNK; encoded by the exons ATGTCTAAAGTCCAAATGCTGAGATCTGTAGTGAACCAGAGactgactgctgctgctgaagagaTATTTGATCTGTTTGAAAGGACGATAGCAGAGTACGAGGAGCAACTTCATCGATCCAAAGAGAATCAACACAAATTGCAGGATGCTGTTTACAACCCTGAGGTCCGATTACACAGATCAG AGGTCCAGCAGGTGTCACTGGCTGGTAGAGAAGCCCCCAGTCTGAACCTGGAGGACCTTCCAGAACCAGCACTTATTAAAGAGGAACAAGAGGAACTTTGGACTCATAAGGAAGGACAGCAGCTTCAAGGATCAAAGGGAGCTGATATCATCAAGTTCACTTTCACTCCTGATGCTGTAAAGAGTGAAGAAGAGGATGGAGAGAAATCGCATTCTTCACAGTTGTATGAACACCTCAGTGAAGAGAAGAGAGACATGGAGCATTTGAAACAAAACTCTAATCTGGACTCAGTCACTCATAGCGACACTTTGCACTCTGAatctgagactgatgacagtagCTGTGACTGGGAGGAAACCAGTGAACCTCTGTTAAACAAAGATGGACCTGTAGATGATCAGGAATGTGAAACTGGAAACACATCAGTAAGCTCTGGATGTGGCACCAGCATAAACCAAAAAGAACTTCTGCAAAATCCCACTGGATTACAGACAGGATCGAAACCATTTAGTTGCTCATTCTGTGGCAAAAGATACCCGCAGAAGATTTCCTTAGCAAAGCACATGAAACGTCACTCAGAGGGAACATGTTTCAGCTGCTCAGTTTGTAAGAAAAGTTTCCCATGGAGAGGAGAGCTTGTGCGGCACATGAGaatccacacaggagagaaaccctttagcTGCTCTGCCTGTGGTATAAGCTTCTCACAAAGGACACATCTGACCTCACACCTAcgagttcacacaggagagaaaccattcaCCTGCACAGTTTGTAAGATGAGTTTCAGCATCAGAAAAAATCTGGGCATTCACATGAGAACCCATACTGGGCAGAAACCCTTTAGCTGCTCGGTTTGCAGTCAACTATTTGCACGACGTGAAGGTCTGACACGTCACTCGATcgtccacacaggagagaaagcGTTCAATTGTTCGTTCTGTGGTAAAAGATTTGCACACCTTGTTACTCTGAAACGCCACCTGACTGTCCACACGGGAGAGAAAGCATTTCAATGCAATGTTTGTGAAAAGAGATTTGCTCGGCTACAGTATCTCAAAAAGCACAAGTGTATCGTGGGAAGCATGAACAAATGA